A single Anatilimnocola floriformis DNA region contains:
- a CDS encoding c-type cytochrome domain-containing protein produces MSRLSYIAVAIAIACSFSSVRADDAEKIFTSKVRPLLARKCFDCHSAKAEEVKSGLKLDTLADILKGGSTGPAVVPGEPENSFILKALRYEEADYQMPPSGKLSDEDIAIVEEWIKKLKSEK; encoded by the coding sequence ATGTCACGCCTATCTTACATCGCCGTTGCCATCGCCATTGCTTGTTCGTTTTCGAGCGTGCGCGCCGATGACGCTGAAAAGATCTTCACCAGCAAAGTGCGGCCGCTGCTTGCCCGTAAATGTTTCGATTGCCACTCGGCGAAGGCGGAGGAAGTGAAGAGCGGCTTGAAGCTCGACACCTTGGCCGACATTCTCAAGGGGGGCTCCACCGGTCCAGCCGTTGTACCCGGCGAACCGGAGAACAGCTTTATCTTGAAGGCGCTACGCTACGAAGAAGCCGACTATCAAATGCCGCCATCAGGCAAGCTCAGCGATGAAGACATCGCGATTGTGGAAGAGTGGATTAAGAAGCTGAAGAGCGAAAAGTAA
- a CDS encoding RidA family protein encodes MPTEYLNPKTLCPTFGWTHVAVSSGQRTIYISGQVAVDEQGKVVGVGDMKAQTEQAFRNVQLALEAAGATFADVVKTSLFVVGLKPEHVPLIREVRARYVSKETPPTSTLVGVSALVGPEWLIEIEAIAVLP; translated from the coding sequence ATGCCAACCGAATACCTCAATCCGAAAACGCTTTGCCCCACCTTCGGCTGGACGCACGTCGCCGTCTCGTCCGGCCAGCGAACGATCTACATCTCGGGTCAGGTCGCCGTTGATGAACAAGGAAAGGTCGTCGGCGTGGGCGACATGAAAGCGCAAACCGAGCAGGCCTTTCGCAATGTGCAACTCGCGCTCGAAGCCGCCGGCGCGACCTTTGCCGATGTGGTGAAGACCAGCCTGTTTGTCGTTGGTCTCAAGCCCGAGCACGTACCGCTGATTCGTGAAGTGCGGGCTCGCTATGTGTCGAAAGAGACGCCGCCCACCAGCACGCTCGTGGGTGTGAGCGCGTTGGTCGGGCCGGAATGGCTGATCGAAATCGAAGCCATTGCGGTGCTTCCCTAG
- a CDS encoding ABC transporter permease, which yields MTVNDIGIVFKLLSAYARQHIGRTFLTLLSTVAAAAIVVWVVSSYDSLVEKFDDFADKYLGRYSLIVIPVPNEDAPSTPFGATLTLSEDVVAALRKDPSVAAVDAVFQTRASVTNLNAPPEPPPTPPKAEEKKTDEKGKAGDAKGATPPGQSQAAMNTMMRGRANRTPMLVGTDAIEPPYEMTEGKWLNSKDKESLQAVITSLSADALKLKVGDEVEVGSTFGRGEQMTLKIVGIVEQRQAAPQAGIIIGLPSRTMNSQPLQRGPASAALYVPVALAEKISGNKAAAAYAGVVLKPSANAAAFQQAWTDKFAADKTSAELQTLANVESELDQSSTSENVRAQAWSATGISLLASLFIIFTTLSMGVDERIRQFAVLRAVTCTKSQIALLIMLEGLALGLVGWAGGLLAGWGLLQLTMDTQSSAFLSYLWSTYIKYLPPDPRTQISGAASLGWWCVILSGLCAVGGSLAASILPAWKATRVRPLDALAPANRVPAFRFPWLATLCGFGLIAINPILVFYVPMPDTSRYLISALFGCTAMGIGFILLAPLAIIATERILGPVLALVLGLNPQLLSQQLSSNFWRTLGTSVALTLGLGLYVSMQVWGYSMLNPYMPGKWWPDMVAGLTPSGVPDAEIASIGDVPGIKKGQVVPIANQQVKFVDDITNSKKGVATSSRQDNCVMMGVDGELAFGGEKPMFDFRYVDGKREDVVKKFKTGGRYCVVPDHFARETNLKIGEKFAVRLPAEPDKSVEYEIAGVVNMNGWHWMSKGGLRNNGGGRSAGLMFAPIDTVRKDFDIKQVSFFWFNLDGTKTEDEVKESLQAIATKFYKPTGRGGGGRGRGGFGGGRAPAAEGAEVAAAGTEAAGAGAAGAAAATTPSPSPRGFGRGGGGANVQFRTVASVRAAMSDRAVGIFRILSRLPLITLYVTSLGVINTVLASIRARKWDMGIMRSVGVTRFQLFRLILAEALLIGIVACLLSLAFGAMAGYCGVGVTRYVNVRGGQVTTLIIPWIPILYGFAITLSLCLIASIWPAIRTAFKEPLTLLQQGRTAI from the coding sequence ATGACCGTGAACGATATCGGCATCGTTTTTAAACTCCTCAGTGCTTACGCCCGCCAGCACATCGGCCGCACATTTCTCACGCTCCTGTCGACCGTTGCCGCCGCTGCCATCGTGGTGTGGGTGGTCAGCAGCTACGACTCGCTGGTCGAAAAGTTCGACGACTTCGCCGACAAGTACCTCGGCCGCTATTCGCTGATTGTCATTCCTGTGCCGAACGAAGATGCACCGAGCACTCCTTTCGGCGCCACGTTGACGTTGAGCGAAGACGTTGTCGCGGCCCTGCGAAAAGATCCGAGCGTCGCCGCCGTCGATGCCGTCTTTCAAACGCGGGCCAGCGTCACCAATCTCAACGCTCCACCCGAACCGCCGCCAACGCCACCCAAGGCCGAGGAAAAGAAGACGGATGAAAAGGGGAAAGCCGGCGATGCGAAGGGCGCCACGCCGCCAGGGCAAAGTCAGGCCGCGATGAACACCATGATGCGCGGCCGAGCCAATCGCACACCGATGCTCGTGGGCACCGATGCTATCGAACCGCCGTACGAAATGACGGAAGGAAAATGGCTGAATTCGAAAGACAAGGAATCGCTGCAAGCGGTCATCACGTCGTTGTCGGCCGATGCTCTGAAGTTGAAGGTCGGCGACGAGGTGGAGGTCGGCAGCACCTTTGGCCGCGGCGAGCAGATGACCCTTAAGATCGTCGGCATCGTCGAACAACGACAAGCCGCTCCGCAGGCCGGCATCATCATCGGTCTGCCGTCGCGCACGATGAACAGCCAGCCGTTGCAACGAGGTCCGGCCAGCGCGGCGCTCTACGTGCCGGTTGCTCTGGCGGAAAAAATCAGCGGTAACAAGGCCGCAGCCGCGTACGCCGGCGTGGTCCTCAAGCCGAGTGCGAACGCTGCGGCGTTTCAGCAGGCTTGGACCGATAAGTTCGCCGCCGACAAAACCAGCGCCGAGTTGCAAACGCTGGCCAATGTCGAGTCAGAACTCGATCAAAGCAGCACCTCGGAAAACGTCCGAGCTCAAGCCTGGTCGGCCACCGGCATCTCGCTGCTGGCTTCGCTCTTCATCATTTTTACGACGCTCAGCATGGGCGTCGACGAACGCATTCGTCAGTTCGCCGTGCTCCGCGCGGTGACCTGCACGAAGTCGCAAATCGCGCTGCTCATCATGCTCGAAGGGCTCGCGCTCGGTCTGGTCGGTTGGGCCGGCGGCTTGCTTGCCGGTTGGGGGTTGCTGCAGTTGACGATGGATACTCAATCGAGTGCGTTTTTGAGCTACCTCTGGTCGACCTACATCAAGTACTTGCCGCCCGATCCGCGTACTCAAATCTCCGGCGCTGCGTCGCTGGGTTGGTGGTGCGTGATTCTCTCTGGCCTGTGCGCGGTCGGCGGTTCCTTGGCCGCGTCGATTCTTCCCGCTTGGAAGGCAACCCGCGTTCGACCGCTCGATGCCCTCGCGCCGGCGAACCGTGTTCCCGCGTTCCGCTTCCCTTGGCTGGCGACGCTCTGCGGCTTCGGCTTGATCGCCATCAACCCGATCCTCGTCTTCTATGTGCCGATGCCCGATACCTCGCGCTACTTGATCTCGGCTCTGTTTGGCTGCACCGCAATGGGGATTGGATTCATCCTGCTCGCGCCGCTGGCCATCATCGCGACCGAGCGAATTCTCGGACCCGTGTTGGCACTGGTACTCGGCTTGAATCCGCAACTCCTCTCGCAGCAACTCTCGAGCAACTTCTGGCGCACGCTGGGAACTTCCGTCGCCCTCACGCTGGGGCTCGGCTTGTATGTTTCGATGCAGGTCTGGGGCTACTCGATGCTCAATCCTTACATGCCCGGCAAATGGTGGCCGGACATGGTAGCCGGTCTCACTCCCTCGGGCGTGCCCGATGCTGAGATCGCTTCGATCGGCGATGTGCCAGGGATCAAGAAGGGGCAGGTCGTTCCGATTGCCAATCAGCAGGTAAAATTTGTCGATGACATCACCAACTCCAAGAAGGGGGTCGCCACTTCGTCGCGGCAGGACAACTGCGTGATGATGGGGGTCGATGGTGAGTTGGCCTTCGGCGGCGAGAAGCCGATGTTTGATTTCCGCTATGTCGACGGCAAGCGCGAAGACGTCGTCAAGAAGTTCAAGACCGGCGGCCGGTATTGCGTGGTGCCCGACCACTTCGCGCGAGAAACCAATCTGAAGATCGGCGAAAAGTTCGCCGTGCGTCTCCCCGCCGAACCCGACAAGAGCGTCGAATACGAAATCGCTGGCGTTGTGAACATGAACGGCTGGCACTGGATGAGCAAAGGTGGCCTGCGCAACAACGGCGGTGGCCGCTCGGCGGGGCTGATGTTTGCGCCAATCGATACTGTCCGCAAGGATTTCGATATCAAGCAGGTTTCCTTCTTCTGGTTTAACCTCGATGGCACGAAGACCGAAGACGAAGTGAAAGAGTCGCTGCAAGCGATTGCTACTAAGTTCTATAAGCCAACCGGCCGCGGTGGTGGCGGTCGAGGTCGCGGCGGTTTTGGTGGCGGACGTGCTCCTGCTGCCGAAGGGGCTGAGGTTGCCGCGGCAGGCACAGAAGCCGCGGGTGCCGGAGCAGCTGGTGCCGCCGCTGCCACAACACCCAGCCCATCACCGCGCGGATTTGGCCGAGGTGGTGGCGGCGCGAACGTGCAATTCCGCACGGTCGCCAGCGTGCGAGCGGCGATGAGCGATCGCGCGGTCGGCATCTTCCGGATTCTCAGTCGCTTGCCACTGATCACCCTTTACGTCACTTCGCTCGGTGTAATCAATACCGTGCTCGCGTCAATTCGCGCTCGTAAGTGGGACATGGGCATCATGCGTTCGGTCGGCGTCACCCGATTCCAACTCTTCCGCCTGATCCTGGCAGAAGCGCTGCTCATCGGCATCGTCGCCTGCCTCCTCAGCCTCGCCTTCGGCGCGATGGCTGGTTACTGCGGCGTGGGAGTGACGCGTTACGTGAACGTCCGCGGCGGCCAGGTGACGACGCTCATCATTCCCTGGATTCCGATTCTCTACGGCTTTGCGATCACGCTGAGCCTCTGCCTGATCGCCTCGATCTGGCCTGCCATCCGCACAGCGTTCAAAGAGCCGCTTACGCTGCTGCAACAAGGCCGCACCGCGATCTAG
- a CDS encoding WD40 domain-containing protein, producing MVRNLLVALALPLLAIGDAAAAEPAASGEISYFKQVLPIFRAKNCTGCHQPAKRGGDYVMTDFATLLKGGESGTAAVVAGKPAESELIAQITPKDGKAEMPKDGTPVTDAELTLIKKWIEQGAKNDTPASNAQRYDAEHPPEYLAPPVLKAVKFSPSGDVLAVAGYHEVLLHKPDGSGLIARLIGESERIEAIAFSPDGTQLAACGGSPGRFGEVQIWDIAKRELKLSKIIGYDTIYGVSWSPNGKVVGFGCPDNTMRGIDPATGEQVLFNGAHNDWVLDTVFSVNSDHIITVSRDMSMKLVEVGTQRFVDNLTSITPGALKGGLIAIDRHPTKDELVCGGADGEPKIFKMVRTEARKIGDNANLLKEFPAQPGRIFGVAYNKDGSRIAAGSSKDGRGEVRVYDTTNFQQVWKVEVPEGGVYTVDFRADGQSLAVGGFDGEVRLLNTADGSLITKFLPVTIKQTAAK from the coding sequence ATGGTTCGGAATCTGTTGGTTGCGCTCGCGCTTCCTCTACTGGCGATCGGCGATGCTGCCGCCGCAGAGCCCGCGGCGAGTGGCGAGATCAGCTACTTCAAGCAAGTCCTGCCGATCTTTCGAGCCAAGAACTGTACCGGTTGCCATCAACCGGCGAAGCGCGGCGGCGACTACGTGATGACCGACTTTGCCACGCTGTTGAAGGGAGGCGAGAGCGGCACCGCAGCCGTTGTGGCCGGCAAACCAGCCGAAAGCGAGTTGATCGCGCAGATCACGCCCAAGGACGGCAAAGCCGAGATGCCGAAGGACGGCACGCCGGTAACCGATGCCGAGCTGACGCTAATCAAGAAGTGGATCGAACAAGGAGCCAAGAACGACACGCCGGCCTCGAACGCTCAGCGCTACGATGCCGAACATCCGCCGGAGTATCTCGCCCCGCCCGTACTGAAGGCCGTCAAGTTTTCTCCCTCGGGCGATGTGCTCGCAGTGGCCGGTTATCACGAAGTGCTGCTGCACAAACCCGATGGCAGTGGACTCATCGCGCGGCTCATCGGCGAGTCGGAACGGATCGAAGCCATCGCCTTTTCGCCCGATGGCACGCAGCTCGCTGCCTGCGGCGGTTCGCCGGGCCGGTTCGGCGAAGTACAAATCTGGGACATCGCCAAGCGCGAGCTGAAGCTCTCAAAGATCATCGGCTATGACACAATCTACGGAGTGAGTTGGTCGCCAAACGGCAAGGTCGTCGGCTTTGGCTGTCCCGATAACACGATGCGCGGCATCGATCCCGCGACTGGCGAGCAAGTTCTCTTCAACGGCGCTCACAACGACTGGGTGCTCGACACGGTCTTCTCGGTCAACAGCGATCACATCATCACTGTCAGCCGCGATATGTCGATGAAGCTCGTCGAAGTTGGCACGCAACGGTTCGTCGACAATCTCACCAGCATCACACCCGGAGCGCTGAAGGGTGGCTTGATCGCCATCGACAGGCATCCCACCAAGGACGAACTCGTCTGCGGCGGCGCCGATGGTGAACCGAAAATTTTCAAGATGGTGCGAACCGAGGCTCGCAAGATCGGCGATAACGCCAACCTGCTGAAAGAATTTCCGGCGCAACCCGGCCGTATCTTCGGCGTGGCGTACAACAAGGACGGTAGCCGAATTGCGGCTGGCAGCAGTAAAGATGGCCGCGGCGAAGTGCGAGTTTATGACACGACCAATTTCCAGCAAGTCTGGAAAGTCGAAGTTCCCGAAGGGGGCGTGTACACCGTCGACTTCCGCGCCGACGGCCAGTCGCTAGCGGTCGGTGGTTTCGACGGAGAAGTGCGGCTGCTGAATACTGCCGATGGCAGCCTGATTACGAAATTTCTGCCGGTGACGATCAAGCAAACGGCAGCGAAGTAG
- a CDS encoding DUF1549 and DUF1553 domain-containing protein: MHTKQTFCWLCWLTALPIALMLLMSAARGEELPAGLKVVAIELRPTSAELKHRFDYRQILVTGKLATGESVDLTRIAKATLQGDIATISADGQLRPTANGNGELVYTYGELTAKLPITSSGFETSQPISFVRDVQPILSRTGCNQGTCHGAKDGKNGFKLSLRGYDAIYDHRALTDDLAARRFNRANPDQSLMLLKATGSTPHVGGVRMNVDDPYYSLLREWITQGVKLDLKAARVTKIDVYPLNPIVPLPGMKQQVTVTATYADGSTRDVTREAFIESGDIERLEADTKGVLTTLRRGESPVLIRYEGAYAATTIICMGDRSGFAWQQPGSNNYIDDLVYKKLQQVKVLPSELCSDDEFIRRLYIDITGLPPTSAQAKAFLDDNRDSRAKRDALVDQLVGSSEYVENWTNKWADMLQVNRKFLGEEGSVALRNWIKNAIATNKPYDQFAREVLTAQGSNLENPPAAYFKVLRDAENAMENTTHLFLAVRFNCNKCHDHPFERWTQDQYYSMAAYFAQIGRKEDPLFNGQKIGGSAVEGAAPLVEVIFDAKGGDIKHNRTGEISPPSFPYVHGDVAPTTASRRAQLAQWMTSKENQYFAKSYANRLWGYLFGVGIIEPIDDIRAGNPPTNPELLDALTTEFVKSGFDTQHMLRTICKSRTYQLSVKTNKWNEDDGINYSHALPRRLTAETLFDAIHVATGSTPRLQGVPVGFRAAQIPDAGISDPFLDDFGKPVRESSCECERSSGMVLGPILKLINGPTVSNALADPRSQLNEFVNNQPDDEKLIREVFLRFLAREPSAAEIKYSIEALKATSGEVEKAQKALADYEATLPAKVAAWEETAGKPAVWTALDMAEMKSAVGGTFKKNEDKSISVTGTAGKDTYTLTAPIDVAGITGIRLEALADPALPAGGPGRAMNGNFVLNEFKVAIAPKDDPTKNEVVTLQNATADFSQASWAVVGAIDGNDATGWATSPQFGKDNVAIFETKNNVDGSGKVLTFTMLQQYTDGQHLLGKFRLSVTTSPRPISGGKLPDAIAAIVATPKGKRTAEQNSALTSHVLGQDGELARLKNAVAQAQDATKNARLIGVQDLAWALINSPAFLFNR, translated from the coding sequence ATGCATACCAAACAAACCTTCTGCTGGTTGTGCTGGCTCACGGCCCTTCCTATTGCTTTGATGCTGCTGATGTCGGCCGCCCGTGGCGAGGAATTGCCGGCTGGGCTGAAGGTCGTCGCCATCGAACTGCGGCCGACTTCGGCGGAGCTGAAGCACCGCTTTGATTACCGACAGATTCTCGTCACCGGCAAATTAGCAACCGGCGAGAGCGTCGATCTCACTCGTATCGCCAAAGCGACACTGCAAGGCGACATCGCCACGATCTCTGCCGACGGCCAACTGCGGCCGACGGCGAATGGCAACGGCGAATTGGTTTACACCTACGGCGAACTGACGGCGAAACTGCCGATTACGTCGAGCGGTTTTGAAACTTCGCAGCCGATCAGTTTTGTGCGCGACGTACAGCCGATCCTCTCGCGCACGGGTTGCAACCAGGGAACTTGTCACGGCGCGAAGGATGGCAAGAACGGTTTCAAGTTGTCACTCCGCGGTTATGACGCGATTTACGATCATCGCGCGCTGACCGATGATCTCGCGGCTCGGCGCTTCAATCGAGCGAATCCCGATCAGAGTCTGATGCTGCTGAAAGCCACCGGCTCGACGCCGCACGTCGGCGGTGTGCGGATGAATGTCGATGATCCCTATTACAGCTTGCTCCGGGAATGGATCACGCAGGGCGTGAAGCTCGATCTAAAGGCCGCTCGGGTCACCAAGATCGATGTCTACCCGCTGAACCCCATCGTGCCGCTGCCGGGAATGAAGCAGCAAGTGACCGTCACCGCGACGTACGCCGATGGTTCGACCCGCGATGTCACTCGCGAAGCCTTCATCGAGAGTGGCGACATTGAACGCCTCGAAGCCGACACCAAGGGAGTGCTCACCACGCTCCGCCGCGGCGAATCACCGGTCCTCATTCGTTACGAAGGAGCCTACGCGGCGACGACGATCATTTGCATGGGCGATCGCAGCGGCTTCGCTTGGCAGCAACCGGGTTCGAACAACTACATCGATGACCTCGTCTACAAAAAGCTGCAGCAGGTAAAAGTCCTGCCAAGCGAACTTTGCAGCGATGACGAGTTCATCCGCCGGCTGTATATCGATATCACCGGCCTGCCGCCAACCTCCGCGCAAGCCAAAGCATTTCTCGATGACAATCGCGATAGCCGTGCGAAACGCGACGCTCTCGTCGATCAACTCGTCGGCAGCAGCGAATACGTCGAGAACTGGACCAACAAATGGGCCGACATGCTGCAGGTGAATCGTAAGTTTCTCGGCGAAGAGGGCTCGGTCGCCCTCCGCAACTGGATCAAGAACGCGATCGCCACCAACAAGCCCTACGATCAATTCGCCCGCGAGGTCCTCACCGCCCAAGGCTCGAATCTGGAGAATCCGCCGGCTGCGTACTTCAAAGTGCTCCGCGACGCCGAGAACGCGATGGAGAACACCACGCACCTCTTCCTGGCCGTCCGCTTTAACTGCAACAAGTGCCACGACCATCCGTTCGAGCGTTGGACGCAGGATCAGTATTACAGCATGGCTGCGTACTTTGCGCAGATTGGCCGCAAGGAAGATCCGCTCTTCAACGGTCAAAAGATCGGTGGCTCGGCCGTCGAGGGGGCCGCTCCGCTAGTGGAAGTAATCTTTGATGCCAAGGGTGGCGACATCAAGCACAATCGTACCGGCGAGATCAGCCCGCCGTCGTTCCCCTACGTGCATGGCGATGTAGCACCCACGACGGCTTCTCGTCGCGCTCAACTCGCGCAGTGGATGACGTCGAAAGAGAATCAGTACTTCGCCAAGAGCTACGCAAACCGTCTGTGGGGCTATCTCTTCGGCGTCGGCATCATCGAGCCGATCGATGATATCCGCGCTGGCAATCCGCCGACTAATCCAGAATTGCTCGATGCGCTCACTACCGAGTTCGTGAAGTCCGGTTTCGATACGCAGCACATGCTCCGCACGATCTGCAAGTCGCGTACGTATCAACTGTCGGTAAAGACCAATAAGTGGAACGAAGACGACGGTATCAACTATTCGCACGCCTTGCCGCGGCGACTGACGGCGGAAACGCTCTTCGATGCGATTCACGTGGCCACCGGCTCGACGCCGCGGCTGCAAGGAGTGCCGGTCGGCTTTCGCGCGGCGCAAATTCCTGACGCCGGCATTTCCGATCCATTCCTCGATGACTTCGGCAAGCCTGTTCGCGAGAGCAGCTGCGAGTGCGAACGCTCGTCGGGCATGGTTCTGGGCCCGATTTTGAAACTTATCAACGGTCCGACGGTTTCCAACGCGCTCGCCGATCCGCGCAGTCAGCTCAACGAGTTTGTGAATAACCAGCCGGACGATGAGAAGCTGATTCGCGAAGTCTTCCTGCGGTTCCTGGCCCGCGAGCCTTCGGCGGCGGAGATCAAGTATTCGATCGAAGCCTTGAAGGCCACTTCGGGCGAAGTCGAGAAGGCTCAAAAAGCCTTGGCGGATTACGAAGCCACACTTCCCGCCAAAGTTGCCGCTTGGGAAGAAACGGCGGGCAAGCCAGCCGTTTGGACAGCGCTCGACATGGCCGAAATGAAGTCTGCCGTCGGTGGCACGTTCAAAAAGAACGAAGACAAGTCGATCAGCGTCACCGGCACGGCGGGTAAGGATACTTACACGCTCACCGCGCCCATCGACGTCGCCGGCATCACCGGCATTCGGCTCGAAGCGCTCGCCGATCCGGCGCTCCCCGCGGGCGGTCCCGGTCGGGCGATGAACGGTAATTTTGTGCTCAACGAATTCAAAGTTGCGATCGCGCCCAAAGACGATCCGACCAAAAACGAAGTAGTCACGCTGCAAAACGCCACGGCTGACTTCAGCCAGGCCTCTTGGGCCGTGGTCGGCGCCATCGATGGCAACGACGCGACCGGTTGGGCGACTTCGCCGCAGTTCGGCAAGGACAACGTCGCGATCTTTGAAACAAAAAACAATGTCGATGGCAGCGGCAAGGTGCTGACCTTCACCATGCTGCAGCAATACACCGATGGCCAGCATTTGCTGGGCAAGTTTCGTTTGAGCGTGACGACCTCACCGCGTCCAATTAGCGGCGGCAAGTTGCCCGACGCGATTGCCGCGATCGTTGCTACTCCCAAAGGCAAGCGAACGGCGGAGCAGAACAGCGCGCTCACGTCGCATGTGCTCGGTCAGGACGGCGAACTTGCTCGCTTGAAGAACGCAGTCGCGCAAGCTCAGGATGCGACCAAAAACGCCCGGCTGATCGGCGTGCAGGATCTGGCTTGGGCCCTGATCAACAGCCCAGCGTTCTTGTTCAACCGCTGA